The Myxococcales bacterium genome includes the window TCACGTGGCCGGGCAGGACATGCGCGGCGATTCCGAGGCCGGCGTTTTGAGCCTTGGCAATCAAGCCTTGCTGAAGATCGGCGAAATGCTGTTTGCCCTGCTCCAACATTTCGTCAACCCCGTTCATCGATTCCTCCGCGTAACGCGGCAGATCCTCGATCACCGAGACGAGCAATAAAACGGCCTGATACTTTTGCGCCAGATCGAGTGCCGTGGCAAACGCGCGGGTGCTGGCTTCCGAGCCGTCAAAGGCCACCAGAATTTTATCAAACATTTTCTCCCCCCTTGGAAGAATGATGGACAATTCCTTGCTTGTTTTTAACGAAACCTTGCATCGACGG containing:
- a CDS encoding universal stress protein, with protein sequence MFDKILVAFDGSEASTRAFATALDLAQKYQAVLLLVSVIEDLPRYAEESMNGVDEMLEQGKQHFADLQQGLIAKAQNAGLGIAAHVLPGHVIETVVGIAEQEKADLIVLGGQGRTGTFRRVASLTGVQIAHHAPCAVLIMR